In Nocardia asteroides, a single genomic region encodes these proteins:
- a CDS encoding OB-fold domain-containing protein, with amino-acid sequence MPHVASMGTYLPCWGDRHDRVAGDDEDAVTLAVEAGRAALAGGEPVERVVLVSRELPLVGSSNAAVLLAGLGLDPELEVIERLGGAPATLDALSSARPRTLVIGVDLEPAGAAAAWLSDRDGAQVRTTARVSRSLPVRTRNDAGVHDYGDPRLLRERGLAASLSAAWLDTPVAVAGVDHKQATALCQTPPPQVPTLGASAALFALATMVEWDAAGLLVGVEQASLSGVTVVPGPVALKRVEPPARPPSDGTFEPGADLPISLAAYDRAFEAKVRWEAGSHPGSDELDFPPRYRLGADGTLATDYTLVPLPRTGAVYAETTVRMPVPGLKSPYSLVIVELDGVGVRALAKVTGADAGTAAIGVRGRMVLRRVAERSGVPDYGYAFEPETENS; translated from the coding sequence ATGCCGCACGTCGCGTCGATGGGGACGTACCTGCCGTGCTGGGGGGATCGCCACGACCGGGTCGCCGGCGACGACGAGGACGCCGTGACGCTCGCCGTCGAGGCCGGGCGCGCCGCGCTGGCGGGCGGCGAACCGGTCGAGCGGGTCGTCCTGGTCAGCCGCGAGCTGCCGCTGGTCGGCAGCAGCAACGCGGCGGTGCTGCTGGCCGGGCTCGGGCTCGACCCCGAACTCGAGGTGATCGAGCGGCTCGGCGGCGCCCCCGCCACGCTGGACGCGCTGAGCTCGGCCCGCCCGCGCACCCTCGTCATCGGGGTCGACCTGGAACCCGCCGGCGCGGCGGCGGCCTGGCTCTCCGATCGGGACGGTGCGCAGGTGCGCACCACGGCGCGGGTCTCCCGCAGCCTGCCGGTGCGCACCCGCAACGACGCGGGCGTGCACGACTACGGCGATCCCCGGCTGCTGCGCGAGCGCGGCCTCGCCGCCTCGCTCTCCGCGGCCTGGCTGGATACCCCGGTCGCGGTGGCCGGGGTCGACCACAAGCAGGCCACCGCGCTCTGCCAGACCCCGCCGCCGCAGGTGCCGACGCTCGGCGCCTCCGCCGCGCTCTTCGCGCTCGCCACCATGGTCGAGTGGGACGCGGCCGGGCTGCTGGTCGGCGTCGAGCAGGCCAGCCTCTCCGGGGTGACCGTCGTGCCGGGCCCGGTCGCGCTGAAGCGGGTGGAGCCGCCCGCCCGGCCGCCATCGGACGGCACCTTCGAACCCGGCGCCGACCTGCCGATCTCGCTCGCCGCCTACGACCGCGCCTTCGAGGCCAAGGTGCGCTGGGAGGCGGGCAGCCACCCGGGCAGCGACGAGCTGGACTTCCCGCCGCGCTACCGCCTCGGCGCCGACGGCACGCTCGCCACCGACTACACCCTCGTCCCGCTGCCGCGTACCGGAGCCGTGTACGCGGAGACCACCGTCCGGATGCCGGTGCCCGGGCTGAAGAGCCCGTACTCGCTGGTCATCGTCGAGCTCGACGGGGTCGGGGTGCGTGCGCTCGCCAAGGTCACCGGCGCCGACGCGGGCACCGCCGCCATCGGGGTGCGCGGGCGGATGGTGCTGCGCCGGGTCGCGGAGCGCTCCGGCGTGCCGGACTACGGGTACGCCTTCGAACCGGAAACGGAGAACTCATGA
- a CDS encoding thiolase C-terminal domain-containing protein, whose translation MRRVAVVGAGMTPFAEHYALGIQDLLPMAFAECAASVDKGVRLTDIEAAWFGALRTTDGFPAGVLADSLGVPDLPVTHVENSCATGNDAVRNALYAIAAGAVDVALVIGADKLRETAEKDMLREWESMTRHRSWDYQLGLFAPAGFALHVNRYLYESPATREHLAMVAVKNHRHGATNPKARLRFEISVEQALAAPIVAEPFGVYDCVPQSDGAAALILAAEDVVDRYTDAPVWVRGVGLGLDTVMHQHRADLTTFQATVRAARRAFDMAGLGPSDIDVAEVHDYFTGIELMSYEDLGFAERHEGYKLLEAGVTSVGGALPVNPSGGLKCKGHPPGATGVAQCVELFEQLRGTAVNQVDGARIGLAHNLGGPTAVAAVTILEGPGRS comes from the coding sequence ATGAGAAGGGTCGCCGTCGTCGGCGCCGGGATGACGCCGTTCGCCGAGCACTACGCGCTCGGCATCCAGGATCTGCTGCCCATGGCCTTCGCCGAGTGCGCGGCATCGGTGGACAAGGGTGTGCGGCTCACCGACATCGAGGCCGCCTGGTTCGGCGCGCTGCGCACCACCGACGGCTTCCCCGCCGGCGTGCTCGCCGACTCGCTCGGCGTGCCCGACCTGCCGGTGACGCACGTCGAGAACTCCTGCGCCACCGGCAACGACGCGGTGCGCAACGCGCTCTACGCCATCGCCGCCGGCGCGGTGGACGTGGCACTGGTGATCGGCGCGGACAAGCTGCGCGAGACCGCCGAGAAGGACATGCTGCGCGAGTGGGAGTCGATGACGCGGCACCGCTCCTGGGACTACCAGCTCGGGCTCTTCGCCCCCGCCGGGTTCGCGCTGCACGTCAACCGGTACCTGTACGAATCGCCCGCTACCCGCGAGCACCTCGCCATGGTCGCGGTGAAGAACCACCGGCACGGCGCGACGAACCCGAAGGCGCGGCTGCGCTTCGAGATCAGCGTGGAGCAGGCGCTGGCGGCGCCGATCGTCGCCGAGCCCTTCGGCGTCTACGACTGCGTGCCGCAGAGCGACGGCGCCGCCGCGCTCATCCTCGCCGCCGAGGACGTGGTCGACCGCTACACCGACGCCCCCGTCTGGGTGCGCGGGGTCGGGCTCGGGCTGGACACCGTCATGCACCAGCACCGCGCCGACCTCACCACCTTCCAGGCCACCGTGCGCGCCGCGCGCCGCGCCTTCGACATGGCCGGGCTCGGGCCGTCCGACATCGACGTCGCCGAGGTGCACGACTACTTCACCGGCATCGAGCTCATGAGCTACGAGGACCTGGGCTTCGCCGAGCGGCACGAGGGGTACAAGCTGCTCGAGGCCGGGGTGACATCGGTCGGCGGCGCGCTCCCGGTCAACCCCAGCGGTGGGCTCAAGTGCAAGGGCCACCCGCCGGGCGCCACCGGCGTCGCCCAGTGCGTCGAGCTCTTCGAGCAGCTGCGCGGGACCGCCGTCAACCAGGTCGACGGCGCCCGGATCGGCCTGGCGCACAACCTGGGTGGGCCGACCGCGGTAGCCGCTGTCACGATCCTCGAGGGGCCGGGGCGGTCGTAG
- a CDS encoding DUF4286 family protein, whose amino-acid sequence MVFATPKDGRDEEYNRWYTEVHIPEMLAIPGVVAAERHRLVRGGPDEGRYLSVFTLEGDPTAVVAELGARAKDGRMAVTDAADPARTRLTVWEEL is encoded by the coding sequence ATGGTGTTCGCGACCCCGAAGGATGGGCGCGACGAGGAGTACAACCGCTGGTACACCGAGGTGCACATCCCGGAGATGCTCGCCATCCCCGGCGTGGTCGCCGCCGAACGGCACCGGCTCGTGCGCGGTGGTCCGGACGAGGGGCGCTACCTCTCGGTCTTCACGCTGGAGGGTGATCCGACCGCCGTGGTCGCGGAGCTCGGGGCGCGGGCCAAGGACGGGCGGATGGCGGTGACCGACGCCGCCGACCCCGCGCGGACGCGGCTCACCGTCTGGGAGGAACTCTGA
- a CDS encoding amidohydrolase family protein: protein MNTDDLILVSIDDHVVEPLDMFDNHVPRKFAEYVPKVVPNDKGIDQWIYRDRPTGVAGLNAVVTWPAEEWGRDPAGYAEMRPAVWDVHARVRDMDVNGVLASMCFPTFTGFSAGHLSRGGQDEITVAMIEAYNNWHIEDWAGAYPGRFIPIGILPMWDPQLAVAEIERLASRGCHSVTMPELPHIDGLPSYHDGEYWAPVFNALQDNDTVMNLHIGQGFGVLRLAPDAPIDNLMVLAPSISLIAAQDLLWGPAFRKFPKLKVALSEGGVGWIPFFLDRSDRHYTNQRWLRRDFGGKMPSEVFREHVLACYVTDRTALKSRHDIGIDNIAWECDYPHSDSIWPNAPEFVLEELNAAGASDTDIHKITWENACRHFNWDPFQHISRADGTVGALRATATDVDISTTSRAAYAAAYAAKAG from the coding sequence GTGAACACCGACGACCTGATTCTGGTGAGCATCGACGACCATGTCGTCGAGCCGCTCGACATGTTCGACAACCACGTGCCGCGCAAGTTCGCGGAGTACGTCCCCAAGGTCGTCCCCAACGACAAGGGCATCGACCAGTGGATCTACCGCGACCGCCCGACCGGCGTCGCGGGGCTGAACGCCGTGGTCACCTGGCCAGCCGAGGAGTGGGGGCGGGACCCGGCGGGCTACGCCGAGATGCGCCCCGCCGTCTGGGACGTGCACGCCAGGGTGCGTGACATGGACGTCAACGGCGTCCTCGCCTCCATGTGCTTCCCGACCTTCACCGGGTTCAGCGCGGGCCACCTGAGCCGCGGCGGCCAGGACGAGATCACCGTCGCCATGATCGAGGCCTACAACAACTGGCACATCGAGGACTGGGCGGGCGCCTACCCGGGCCGCTTCATCCCGATCGGCATCCTGCCCATGTGGGATCCGCAGCTCGCGGTGGCCGAGATCGAGCGGCTCGCGAGCCGCGGCTGCCACTCGGTGACCATGCCCGAGCTGCCGCACATCGACGGCCTGCCCAGCTACCACGACGGCGAGTACTGGGCGCCGGTCTTCAACGCGCTGCAGGACAACGACACCGTGATGAACCTGCACATCGGGCAGGGCTTCGGCGTGCTGCGGCTGGCGCCGGACGCGCCGATCGACAACCTCATGGTGCTGGCGCCGAGCATCTCGCTGATCGCCGCGCAGGACCTGCTGTGGGGCCCCGCCTTCCGGAAGTTCCCCAAGCTCAAGGTGGCGCTCTCCGAGGGCGGCGTCGGCTGGATCCCGTTCTTCCTGGACCGCTCCGACCGGCACTACACCAACCAGCGCTGGCTGCGCCGCGACTTCGGCGGCAAGATGCCGAGCGAGGTCTTCCGGGAGCACGTGCTCGCCTGCTACGTCACCGACCGGACCGCGCTGAAGTCCAGGCACGACATCGGGATCGACAACATCGCCTGGGAGTGCGACTACCCGCACTCGGACTCGATCTGGCCGAACGCGCCCGAGTTCGTGCTCGAGGAGCTGAACGCGGCGGGCGCGTCGGACACCGATATTCACAAGATCACCTGGGAGAACGCCTGCAGGCACTTCAACTGGGACCCCTTCCAGCACATCTCGCGTGCGGACGGCACGGTCGGCGCGCTGCGCGCCACCGCCACCGACGTGGACATCTCGACCACCTCGCGCGCCGCGTACGCCGCCGCCTACGCCGCCAAGGCCGGGTGA
- a CDS encoding radical SAM protein: MTAPATVVWELAPRYPRSGPYRLPAPGAPRALDTAESLALLDEFARLAVVTVEVSGGEPTGRADFPELAAHASAIGLGFAFHTDGTGVTPALARQLAGDHRRTARVALAAPTEAADDAVRGPGAYRASVRAMELLASAGVYEFEVAVPLTRHSAERLDALLAVAGIFGAGLRLTGDRPPEAAPDAAQRRAVAAWAAEHPERVRFGVHPTGDLAEECGAGRDICLVDAVGDVFACPVARGVRPHGNVRGAGGFAAVARELAPAACPAAPAVARPA, encoded by the coding sequence ATGACCGCACCGGCTACCGTCGTCTGGGAGCTCGCGCCGCGCTACCCCCGCTCCGGGCCGTATCGGCTGCCCGCTCCGGGCGCGCCGCGCGCGCTCGACACCGCCGAAAGCCTGGCCCTGCTCGACGAATTCGCCCGGCTCGCCGTGGTCACCGTCGAGGTCTCCGGCGGCGAGCCCACCGGCCGCGCCGACTTCCCCGAGCTCGCCGCGCACGCGAGCGCCATCGGGCTCGGCTTCGCCTTCCACACCGACGGCACCGGGGTCACCCCCGCGCTGGCCAGGCAGCTCGCCGGCGACCACCGGCGCACCGCGCGGGTCGCGCTGGCCGCGCCGACCGAGGCGGCCGACGACGCCGTGCGCGGCCCCGGCGCCTACCGGGCGAGCGTGCGCGCCATGGAGCTGCTCGCCTCCGCCGGGGTCTACGAGTTCGAGGTCGCGGTGCCGCTCACCCGGCACAGCGCCGAGCGGCTGGACGCGCTGCTCGCCGTCGCCGGGATCTTCGGCGCCGGGCTGCGCCTCACCGGCGACCGGCCGCCCGAGGCCGCGCCGGACGCCGCGCAGCGCAGGGCCGTCGCCGCCTGGGCCGCCGAGCACCCCGAGCGGGTGCGGTTCGGCGTGCACCCCACCGGCGATCTCGCCGAGGAGTGCGGCGCGGGCCGCGACATCTGCCTGGTCGACGCCGTCGGTGACGTCTTCGCCTGCCCCGTCGCGCGCGGGGTGCGCCCGCACGGGAACGTCCGCGGCGCGGGCGGTTTCGCCGCGGTGGCGCGCGAGCTCGCCCCCGCCGCCTGCCCGGCCGCCCCCGCCGTCGCGCGCCCCGCCTGA
- a CDS encoding adenylate/guanylate cyclase domain-containing protein gives MADAEFDAVRAVADAVARGAGREAAGPVAFGEPRRYTADRAAEVAGIPPARARRFLRALGYPAVDDSTPDFAPSDVRLLRLLTGYVDEGMVDEAEALQLTGVLARAIAQLARLQVDIVAGQMQRAPQTVDTVSALAERMPEVQWLLGQLWRRRLEDALHVLDPAADPPAGRDSGVGFADVVGFTELSRDRRAGDLVRVVARFEHRSIDVVAAAGGSVVKLLGDEILFTADTPAALAEIGTGLIRAFAADPDIPGLRVGAAWGPVIHQLGDVFGTTVNLASRLTALARPDTVLVDPALAEALAGASEFCLIPGDPTDVRGIGVLTPVSLERSAPGP, from the coding sequence GTGGCTGATGCCGAGTTCGACGCGGTCCGGGCGGTCGCGGACGCCGTCGCGCGCGGCGCGGGGCGGGAGGCCGCGGGGCCGGTGGCGTTCGGCGAACCCCGCCGGTACACCGCCGACCGCGCGGCGGAGGTCGCCGGCATCCCGCCCGCCAGGGCCCGCAGGTTCCTGCGCGCCCTCGGCTACCCGGCGGTGGACGACAGCACCCCCGACTTCGCGCCGTCGGATGTCCGCCTGCTGCGGCTGCTCACCGGCTACGTCGACGAGGGGATGGTCGACGAGGCCGAGGCGCTGCAGCTGACCGGCGTCCTGGCCAGGGCCATCGCGCAGCTGGCCCGGCTGCAGGTCGACATCGTGGCCGGGCAGATGCAGCGCGCCCCGCAGACCGTCGACACCGTCTCCGCGCTGGCCGAGCGGATGCCGGAGGTGCAGTGGCTGCTCGGCCAGCTCTGGCGGCGGCGGCTGGAGGACGCCCTGCACGTGCTCGACCCGGCGGCCGACCCGCCCGCGGGAAGGGACAGCGGGGTCGGCTTCGCCGACGTCGTCGGCTTCACCGAGCTCAGCCGCGATCGCCGGGCCGGTGATCTGGTCCGGGTGGTGGCGCGGTTCGAGCACCGCTCGATCGACGTGGTCGCCGCGGCGGGCGGCAGCGTCGTGAAGCTGCTCGGCGACGAGATCCTGTTCACCGCCGACACTCCCGCCGCGCTGGCGGAGATCGGCACCGGGCTGATCCGCGCCTTCGCCGCCGACCCGGACATCCCCGGGCTGCGCGTCGGCGCCGCCTGGGGCCCGGTCATCCACCAGCTCGGCGACGTCTTCGGCACCACGGTGAACCTGGCCAGCCGGCTCACCGCGCTCGCCCGGCCCGATACCGTCCTCGTCGACCCGGCGCTGGCCGAAGCCCTCGCGGGTGCCTCCGAGTTCTGCCTCATCCCCGGCGATCCCACCGATGTCCGCGGCATCGGGGTGCTCACGCCGGTCTCGCTCGAGCGGTCGGCACCCGGTCCCTGA
- a CDS encoding MaoC family dehydratase, with product MIEFPDFDALRAAVGTELGGSDWIEIDQARIDRFAEATGDHQWIHVDAERAAAGPYGRTIAHGFLTLALLAPIAQQVMAVRSARMAINYGLDKVRFIDPVPVGSRLRGTVTLTAVTDVAGGVQAARTVTIAAEGAAKPACVAQHLVRYLS from the coding sequence ATGATCGAATTTCCCGATTTCGACGCGCTCCGCGCCGCCGTCGGCACCGAGCTCGGCGGCAGCGACTGGATCGAGATCGACCAGGCGCGGATCGACCGGTTCGCCGAGGCGACCGGGGATCACCAGTGGATCCACGTGGACGCCGAGCGGGCCGCCGCAGGACCCTACGGGCGCACCATCGCGCACGGGTTCCTCACGCTCGCGCTGCTCGCGCCGATCGCGCAGCAGGTGATGGCGGTGCGGTCGGCGCGGATGGCGATCAACTACGGGCTGGACAAGGTGCGGTTCATCGACCCGGTGCCGGTAGGGAGCAGGCTGCGCGGGACGGTCACGCTCACCGCGGTCACCGACGTCGCCGGTGGGGTGCAGGCGGCGCGGACCGTCACCATCGCCGCCGAGGGTGCGGCGAAGCCGGCCTGTGTCGCCCAGCACCTGGTGCGCTACCTGAGCTGA
- a CDS encoding FadD3 family acyl-CoA ligase — MTWESIPQMVLSAADRFGSSEAVVDGELRWSYTELAERVRRAAGAFAAFGIEKGDRAAVWAPNSAEWIVAAFGLMAAGGVLVPVNTRFKAEEAQDVIRRSGAKAVLVQQGFQGTEYTADVPVLDLKSEFLGSGEPFERPVAGTDIADIIFTSGTTGRPKGALMNHAQTLRLYAEWCDLADLREGDRYLIVNPFFHTFGLKAGLVASLIRGATILPVPVFDVDTVLDLVERERITMLPGPPTLYHSLLAAKGTRDLSSLRAAVTGAADIPVELIRRVREELPFRSIMTGYGLTEAGTATASRPGDTFEQIATTVGQPCDGIEVRIADDGEVLVRGYSVMQGYLDDPEATAEAIDPEGWLHTGDLGELDPEGRLRIVGRKKDMFIVGGFNAYPAEIEGFLLEHPAVAQAAVVGVADERLGQVGRAYVVPSAPLTETELIGWSRDRMAGYKVPRSIRFLDALPLNATGKVMKDQLR; from the coding sequence ATGACCTGGGAGTCCATCCCACAGATGGTGCTCTCCGCCGCCGACCGCTTCGGTTCGTCCGAGGCGGTCGTCGACGGTGAGCTGCGGTGGAGCTACACCGAGCTCGCGGAGCGGGTGCGCCGGGCCGCGGGCGCCTTCGCCGCGTTCGGCATCGAGAAGGGCGATCGGGCCGCGGTCTGGGCGCCCAATTCCGCCGAGTGGATCGTCGCCGCCTTCGGGCTGATGGCCGCGGGCGGCGTGCTGGTTCCGGTGAACACCCGGTTCAAGGCGGAGGAGGCGCAGGACGTCATCCGGCGCAGCGGGGCGAAGGCGGTGCTGGTGCAGCAGGGTTTCCAGGGCACCGAGTACACCGCCGACGTGCCGGTGCTCGATCTGAAGTCGGAGTTCCTCGGCAGCGGGGAGCCGTTCGAGCGCCCGGTGGCCGGCACCGACATCGCCGACATCATCTTCACCTCCGGCACCACCGGCCGCCCCAAGGGCGCGCTGATGAACCACGCGCAGACGCTGCGGCTCTACGCGGAGTGGTGCGACCTCGCCGACCTGCGCGAGGGTGACCGGTACCTGATCGTCAACCCGTTCTTCCACACCTTCGGGCTCAAGGCCGGGCTGGTCGCCTCGCTCATCCGCGGCGCCACCATCCTGCCGGTGCCGGTCTTCGACGTGGACACCGTGCTCGACCTGGTCGAGCGCGAGCGGATCACCATGCTGCCCGGCCCGCCCACGCTGTACCACTCGCTGCTCGCGGCGAAGGGCACCCGCGACCTCTCCTCGCTGCGGGCCGCCGTCACCGGCGCGGCCGACATCCCGGTGGAGCTCATCCGCCGGGTGCGCGAGGAGCTGCCGTTCCGGTCGATCATGACCGGGTACGGCCTCACCGAGGCGGGCACCGCGACAGCGTCCCGCCCCGGCGACACCTTCGAGCAGATCGCCACCACCGTCGGGCAGCCGTGCGACGGGATCGAGGTGCGGATCGCGGACGACGGCGAGGTGCTCGTCCGCGGCTACAGCGTCATGCAGGGGTACCTGGACGATCCCGAGGCCACGGCCGAGGCGATCGACCCTGAGGGCTGGCTGCACACCGGTGACCTGGGCGAACTGGATCCGGAGGGCCGGCTGCGGATCGTCGGGCGGAAGAAGGACATGTTCATCGTCGGCGGCTTCAACGCCTACCCGGCCGAGATCGAGGGGTTCCTGCTCGAGCACCCCGCGGTGGCGCAGGCCGCCGTGGTCGGGGTGGCCGACGAGCGGCTCGGGCAGGTCGGGCGGGCCTACGTGGTGCCGTCGGCGCCGCTCACCGAAACCGAGCTGATCGGCTGGAGCCGGGATCGGATGGCCGGCTACAAGGTGCCGCGCTCGATCCGCTTCCTGGACGCACTGCCGCTCAACGCCACCGGCAAGGTGATGAAGGACCAGCTGCGCTGA
- a CDS encoding amidohydrolase family protein: protein MSKVDLPYQLFDADNHLYETKEALTRYLPEQYKGAIQYVEINGRTKIAVLGQISEYIPNPTFEVVARPGAMEDYFKHGNPEGKSRREIFGKSMKAIDAFRDPIARLKVMDDLQLQRALMFPTLASLIEERMRHHPELIHAVVESLNRWMLDDWGQDGAFVHSDRIFTIPVITLPIVERAIAELNWAVVEHGAKAILVRPAPVPGYKGMRSFALPEFDPFWKRVVELDVLVTMHSSDSGYSRYDAEWEGNSLEMLPFQTNTFAMTNQWRPVTDAVASWVCHGALNRFPDLKIAVIENGSAWLEPLLQQLSDVYKKAPEGFGFRHPVEALKQSLYVSPFWEEDLVRLSDVMGADHVLFGSDWPHPEGLAEPARYIHEIKDMKLEHQAGIMGGNLARLLKV, encoded by the coding sequence ATGAGCAAAGTAGACCTGCCGTATCAGCTCTTCGACGCGGACAACCACCTCTACGAGACGAAGGAAGCGCTGACCCGGTACCTGCCGGAGCAGTACAAGGGCGCGATCCAGTACGTCGAGATCAACGGCCGCACCAAGATCGCGGTGCTCGGCCAGATCAGCGAGTACATCCCGAACCCCACGTTCGAGGTCGTCGCGCGCCCCGGCGCCATGGAGGACTACTTCAAGCACGGCAACCCCGAGGGCAAGAGCCGCAGGGAGATCTTCGGCAAGTCCATGAAGGCGATCGACGCCTTCCGCGACCCGATCGCCCGGCTCAAGGTCATGGACGATCTGCAGCTGCAGCGCGCGCTGATGTTCCCGACCCTGGCCAGCCTGATCGAAGAGCGGATGCGGCACCACCCGGAGCTGATCCACGCGGTGGTCGAGTCGCTGAACCGCTGGATGCTGGACGACTGGGGCCAGGACGGCGCCTTCGTGCACTCGGACCGGATCTTCACCATCCCGGTGATCACCCTGCCCATCGTGGAGCGCGCGATCGCCGAGCTGAACTGGGCCGTCGTCGAGCACGGCGCCAAGGCCATCCTGGTGCGCCCGGCGCCGGTGCCGGGCTACAAGGGCATGCGCTCGTTCGCGCTGCCGGAGTTCGACCCGTTCTGGAAGCGCGTGGTCGAGCTGGACGTGCTGGTCACCATGCACTCCTCGGACAGCGGCTACTCGCGCTACGACGCCGAGTGGGAGGGGAACAGCCTGGAGATGCTGCCCTTCCAGACCAACACCTTCGCCATGACCAACCAGTGGCGGCCGGTCACCGACGCGGTGGCCTCCTGGGTCTGCCACGGCGCGCTGAACCGCTTCCCCGACCTCAAGATCGCGGTCATCGAGAACGGCTCGGCCTGGCTGGAGCCGCTGCTGCAGCAGCTCTCCGACGTGTACAAGAAGGCGCCGGAGGGGTTCGGCTTCCGGCACCCGGTCGAGGCGCTCAAGCAGAGCCTCTACGTCTCCCCGTTCTGGGAGGAGGACCTGGTCCGGCTCTCCGACGTGATGGGCGCCGACCACGTGCTCTTCGGCTCGGACTGGCCGCACCCGGAGGGGCTGGCCGAGCCGGCCCGCTACATCCACGAGATCAAGGACATGAAGCTGGAGCACCAGGCAGGCATCATGGGCGGCAACCTGGCCCGGCTGCTCAAGGTCTAG
- a CDS encoding AMP-binding protein: MRTIPPELARHYREQGWWTGETLGELLAGGLAAAPGAAFRIHSAERPYDGTFAEVEQVARRLAAGLRRRGVGPGDVVAFQLPNWMEAAATFWASAFLGATVVPVVHFYGRRELGYILETVRPKVFITLERFGSLEFPPEPYAGVPITGVVGRGFDDLLDPEPMPGVLGTDPDGPALIAFTSGTTRAPKGVVHSHNTLVHETRQLAAWYPADRGDQLTAAPVGHFIGMVNALLIPVLDRKPIHLIDVWDPARILGLMTTHGITVGGGVPYYVTSLLDHPEHTPAHLPAMRYAGLGGAAVPAAITTRLASAGITVYRSYGSTEHPSITGSLHSAPEEKRLYTDGDPLPGVELRLAADGEIISRGPDLCLGYVDPELTATAFDADGWYHTGDIGVLDADGYLTITDRKSDIIIRGGENISALEVEELLLTLPGVAEAVAVAVPDPRLGERAAAVLRLLPGHTAPDLEALRAHFAAAGVAKQKWPEQVHVVADFPRTPSGKIQKYVVRRELAATQDVAARS; this comes from the coding sequence ATGCGCACGATTCCTCCCGAGCTGGCCCGCCACTACCGCGAGCAGGGCTGGTGGACCGGTGAGACGCTGGGCGAGTTGCTGGCGGGCGGGCTCGCCGCCGCGCCGGGCGCTGCGTTCCGGATCCACTCCGCGGAGCGGCCCTACGACGGCACCTTCGCCGAAGTGGAGCAGGTCGCGCGGCGGCTCGCGGCGGGGCTGCGCAGGCGCGGGGTCGGCCCGGGCGACGTGGTGGCCTTCCAGCTGCCGAACTGGATGGAGGCGGCGGCGACCTTCTGGGCCTCGGCCTTCCTCGGCGCCACCGTCGTCCCGGTGGTGCACTTCTACGGCCGCCGCGAGCTCGGCTACATCCTGGAGACGGTCCGGCCGAAGGTGTTCATCACGCTGGAGCGCTTCGGCAGCCTGGAGTTCCCGCCGGAGCCGTACGCGGGGGTGCCGATCACCGGCGTGGTCGGCCGCGGGTTCGACGACCTGCTCGACCCGGAGCCCATGCCAGGCGTGCTCGGCACCGACCCGGACGGCCCGGCGCTGATCGCCTTCACCTCCGGCACCACCAGGGCGCCCAAGGGCGTCGTGCACAGCCACAACACGCTCGTGCACGAGACCAGGCAGCTCGCCGCGTGGTACCCCGCCGACCGCGGCGACCAGCTCACCGCCGCCCCGGTCGGCCACTTCATCGGCATGGTGAACGCGCTGCTCATCCCGGTGCTCGACCGCAAGCCGATCCACCTCATCGACGTCTGGGACCCGGCCCGCATCCTCGGCTTGATGACGACGCACGGCATCACCGTCGGCGGCGGCGTGCCGTACTACGTCACCAGCCTGCTCGACCACCCCGAGCACACCCCCGCGCACCTGCCCGCCATGCGCTACGCCGGGCTCGGCGGCGCCGCGGTGCCCGCCGCGATCACCACCAGGCTGGCGAGCGCGGGGATCACGGTCTACCGCTCGTACGGCAGCACCGAGCACCCATCGATCACCGGCTCGCTGCACAGCGCGCCCGAGGAGAAACGGCTCTACACCGACGGCGACCCGCTGCCCGGCGTCGAGCTCCGGCTGGCCGCGGACGGCGAGATCATCAGCCGCGGCCCCGACCTCTGCCTCGGCTACGTCGACCCGGAGCTGACCGCGACCGCCTTCGACGCCGACGGCTGGTACCACACCGGCGACATCGGCGTGCTGGACGCGGACGGCTACCTGACCATCACCGACCGCAAATCCGACATCATCATCCGCGGCGGCGAGAACATCAGCGCGCTCGAGGTCGAGGAGCTGCTGCTGACGCTGCCCGGGGTGGCCGAGGCGGTCGCGGTGGCGGTGCCCGACCCCCGGCTCGGCGAGCGCGCGGCCGCGGTGCTGCGGCTGCTGCCCGGGCACACCGCGCCCGACCTGGAGGCCCTGCGCGCGCACTTCGCCGCGGCCGGTGTGGCCAAGCAGAAGTGGCCGGAGCAGGTGCACGTCGTCGCGGATTTCCCGCGCACGCCCAGCGGCAAGATCCAGAAATACGTGGTCCGCCGGGAACTCGCCGCCACTCAGGACGTTGCGGCTCGCTCCTGA